One segment of Paenibacillus rhizovicinus DNA contains the following:
- a CDS encoding DUF951 domain-containing protein, with translation MERKQFELGDIVQMKKQHPCGTNEMEIIRMGMDIRIKCVGCKHSVLIPRAKFEKNLKKVLRSAAEKQPNEGEGHSSSPS, from the coding sequence ATGGAGAGGAAACAGTTTGAATTAGGCGATATTGTTCAAATGAAAAAGCAGCATCCCTGCGGCACGAATGAAATGGAGATCATCCGTATGGGGATGGACATTCGCATTAAATGCGTTGGCTGCAAGCATAGTGTGCTTATCCCGCGCGCGAAGTTCGAGAAAAACTTGAAAAAAGTACTGCGATCCGCCGCCGAAAAGCAGCCAAATGAGGGAGAAGGGCATTCATCTTCACCATCCTAA